A genomic segment from Bubalus bubalis isolate 160015118507 breed Murrah chromosome 5, NDDB_SH_1, whole genome shotgun sequence encodes:
- the LOC123464544 gene encoding serum amyloid A protein isoform X1, translating to MLGMMNLSTGIIFCFLILGVSSQGWGTFLKEAGQGAKDMWKAYSDMKEANYKGADKYFHARGNYDAAQRGPGGAWAAKVISNARETIQGITDPLLKGMTRDQVREDSKADQFANEWGRSGKDPNHFRPAGLPDKY from the exons ATGCTTGGAAT GATGAACCTTTCCACGGGCATCATTTTCTGCTTCCTGATCCTGGGCGTCAgcagccagggatgggggacatTCCTCAAGGAAGCTGGTCAAG ggGCTAAAGACATGTGGAAAGCCTACTCTGACATGAAAGAAGCCAACTACAAGGGTGCAGACAAATACTTCCACGCCCGCGGAAACTATGACGCTGCCCAAAGGGGACCGGGGGGCGCCTGGGCTGCTAAAGTGATCAG TAACGCCAGAGAGACTATTCAGGGAATCACAGACCCTCTGCTTAAGGGTATGACCAGGGACCAGGTACGGGAGGACTCGAAGGCTGACCAGTTTGCCAACGAATGGGGCCGGAGCGGCAAAGACCCCAACCACTTCAGACCTGCTGGCCTGCCTGACAAGTACTGA
- the LOC123464544 gene encoding serum amyloid A protein isoform X2 translates to MNLSTGIIFCFLILGVSSQGWGTFLKEAGQGAKDMWKAYSDMKEANYKGADKYFHARGNYDAAQRGPGGAWAAKVISNARETIQGITDPLLKGMTRDQVREDSKADQFANEWGRSGKDPNHFRPAGLPDKY, encoded by the exons ATGAACCTTTCCACGGGCATCATTTTCTGCTTCCTGATCCTGGGCGTCAgcagccagggatgggggacatTCCTCAAGGAAGCTGGTCAAG ggGCTAAAGACATGTGGAAAGCCTACTCTGACATGAAAGAAGCCAACTACAAGGGTGCAGACAAATACTTCCACGCCCGCGGAAACTATGACGCTGCCCAAAGGGGACCGGGGGGCGCCTGGGCTGCTAAAGTGATCAG TAACGCCAGAGAGACTATTCAGGGAATCACAGACCCTCTGCTTAAGGGTATGACCAGGGACCAGGTACGGGAGGACTCGAAGGCTGACCAGTTTGCCAACGAATGGGGCCGGAGCGGCAAAGACCCCAACCACTTCAGACCTGCTGGCCTGCCTGACAAGTACTGA